One Nicotiana tomentosiformis chromosome 4, ASM39032v3, whole genome shotgun sequence genomic window carries:
- the LOC138909528 gene encoding uncharacterized protein has product MDPLKYIFQNPMPTRRLAKWQILLTEFDIVYVTRTAMKVKALEDHLAENTVDDDYKPLNTYFPDEEVNSIEEVVSDDTRVWKMYFDGAVNIKGVGIGKILISPIGQHYPVTARLPFFCTNNTTEYEACIMGLKISLNMDVHELLVMGDSDLLIRQAQGEWETRDIKLIPYKQCVQDLSKRFKSIEFRYIPRFHNELADALATLASMLPYPGNTYIDPLQIQIQNQHGYYNTIEIEPDGEPWYHDIKRFLKIREYSKHAK; this is encoded by the coding sequence ATGGATCCTTTGAAGTACATCTTTCAAAATCCAATGCCCACTAgaaggctcgcaaaatggcagattttgctcacagagtttgacatcgtctatgtcactcgcaccgcaATGAAAGTAAAGGCTTTGGaagatcatttggcagagaatacAGTTGATGATGATTACAAGCCACTAaacacatacttcccagacgaagaggtcaactcaatagaggaagtagtttcGGATGACACTCgtgtatggaaaatgtattttgatggggctgtcaatatcaaaggagttgggatcgggaaAATCCttatctcacctattggacaacATTACCCTGTAACGGCCCGACTTCctttcttctgtaccaataatacgacGGAATATGAGGCTTGTATAATGGGTCTAAAAATATCTCTCAAtatggatgtgcatgaactattggttatgggagattctgacttacttatccggcaagcccaaggtgaatgggagactcgagacatcaagcttattccatacaaaCAATGTGTACAAGACCTGAGCAAGAGATTCAAATCTATCGAATTTAGGTACATTCCCCGGTTTCATAATGAGCTAGCCGACGCCTTGGCTaccttagcctcgatgctcccttatccaggCAATACCTATATTGATCCATTGCAAATACAAATTCAGAATCAACACGGCTACTACAATACTATTGAGATAGAGCCAGATGGTGAACcttggtatcatgacataaaacgattcctgaaaataagggaatactcaaAGCATGCCAAgtga